TAACACGCTTGCGTATTGAAATTGAAGTATGCAAACAGCTTATCCGCGTGGCACACGAATTGGGCAGTATTGAGCAGAAAGATTATTTGATGTTATCAGAATTCCTTATCGAATGTTCCAAGATGTCCTATAAGTGGCTTGAGTCTCTAACCAAAAAGGAGCCGCAGTAATGCGACTCCGCTTGGCGAGACTATCTCACGGGTACGCAGGTTCTCGTTCGCATTGTCCGTGTTGTACCAGTTGACGTTCAGCTTGTCGTAGTTCCAGTTCACGTTCGGGACGTTGCCGTCGGAATTGCGCGAGCCATGTGTTGCCTCATGCCATCCACTTCACTGGCGGTCTTTTGCAAAGTCGCCTGTTCCCGTTTCTCGCGGTACTGCGCCGAGGCAGCTCTGTTTGGAGGCAGACTGCAAAATTATTTTTGCAAGACATCCTCGCCAGCATGAGGCACGTAGTTTCGTATAGACTGTGGCAAACCGATATCTCGTTTTTTATGCGAGACCGATTGTATGAGCCAGATTAGTAGTATAAAAGAATCGAACCCCATTTGCCAGAGGCAAACAGGGTTCGAAAAGTGTACAAAATAAAAAGGAGGCAAGTGTTACGAAACGACCTCACGGGCACGCAGGTGCTCGTGCGCACCGTCCGCGTCGTACCAGTGGACGCTCAGCTTGCCGTAGTACCAGTACACGAGCGGGACGTAGCCGCCGGAATAGCGCGAGCCCGAGCACAGCGTGATGTTCACGCTGTCCAAATGCTTCCCCGTTTCGAGGAAGTACTTGAGCTCCAGGTCAAGGCGCTCGGGCAAGCTGATGCCCTGTACCTTCTTGTCCTCGAGGTCGTTGGCGGAGCAGTTCTTCCACTCGGCGTCTGCCTCAACGCCGTCCCGCACCCAGATGGCGTGGGGCTTTTCGGTGCCGAAACGGTCGTTCCGCGTCACCGACGCGTCGAGGTCGGCCGTGTAGCGCCAGCAGGTGAACTGCTTGGCGCAGACGTCGAACCTCCGGTTGATGGTGACGCCCGGTGCCTCGATGATGAGGCGACCGAAGCCCGGACGCGTGACGGGGATGGCGAGCTCACGCAGGTCGAGTTTGACCTTGTAGAGATCGCCCCAATAGGCAATCCACGGGGTGAGCAACTTCTTGCGTGCCCGCCCGCCGAGCGCGCGCGGCCCCGTGCCTGCGCGCTCGAGCTTGAACGGGTTCCGACGCTGGAGGAAGAGCTTGACCTCTTCCTCGCTCAAGGCACCCGCCTTGAGCTTCGCCGTGAAGTCGACCAAAAGGTCGAACTTCGTGTTGTTACCGGCCTGTCCGTCAGACATAGCCAGCCTCCTTTATTTCAATGCCTTTGGCTTTCCGGCAAACTATTTGCCATAAAACCGCAAGCGTTCAGCTGGTTTTATATTATACAATAATTTACAATCTGTCAAGATAGGTTTTTTCGCTTAGTACACAACTTGGCACGGCCGTAACAAGTTATGTACTATTATTTTTATAGCACACAAGACTCCCCCGTGTGCTACTCCAATACCCGCAAGATGAAGGCATACTCGAAGGCCAGTTCACGTAGAGCGTTGTAACGGCCTGATGGACCGCCGTGGCCGGCTCCTAGGTGAGTTTTTAACAAAATAACGTTGTCATCGGTTTTAAGGGCGCGGAGTTTGGCGACCCATTTGGCCGGCTCCCAATAAGCGACGCGGGCGTCGTTCATCCCGCCGAGGACGAGCATATGCGGGTAGGCCTTTGCCTCAAGATTGGTGTACGGCGCGTAAGATTTGATGTAGTCAAAGTAGGCGCGCTCGTTCGGATTGCCCCATTCTTCATATTCACCTACAGTCAGAGGTAGGGATGAATCCATCATCGTGTTAAGACTGTCGACGAATGGCACATGTGCCACGACGGCACGGAAGAGCTCCGGTCGCAGATTGGCTACAGCGCCCATGAGCAAGCCCCCAGCACTACCGCCAGCCGCGATCAACTTTTCCGGTTTAGTGTATTTTCTTTTAATCAACTCTTCAGCAGAGGCGATAAAGTCGAGAAAAGTGTTTTTCTTTTTTAGAAATTTGCCTTCATGATACCAGCGCCGGCCAAGCTCACCTCCCCCGCGCGGGTTGGCGAAGGCCATAACATAACCGCGATCGGCAAGCGAGAGCCTCGTCGAAGAAAACCATAAATCGTACGAAATTCCATAAGCACCGTAAGCCGTAAGCAGTGTCGGGCTAGCTCCATCTTTTTTTATGAGCGCGGTTTTATAAAAAATGGAGACAGGAACTTTTGTCCCATCGTGAGACGTCGCGTCGAAGCGTTCTACTGTATATAAAGATGAGTCATAACCGCCGACGACTTCCTCCTGCTTGCGTACGGTGCGTTCGTGAGTGCGCATATCATAATCATACACAGTTGACGGTGTGCGCAGTGACGAGTAGGTGAAGCGTAAAGTTTCCGAGTCATATTCCGGATTACTGCCGACACCAAAGGCATAAGAAGCATCGTCGAAAGTAATGTCGCGCCAGCTCTTCTTCTCCAGATCATAGATCTTTAGGAATTGCAGGCCGTGTTTGCGTCCTTCGAGAACGATGAAATTTTTAAAGGCATCTACATCGTTAATCGTCACGTCGTCATTATGCGGGACGAATTCCACCCAAGAACTTTTCGGCGCGTCGAAGCTCTTCGCAAAAAGGACTTTAAAGTTTATTGCGTTCTCGTTGGTGATAATATACACACCCGCCTCATGATGCT
Above is a window of Candidatus Paceibacterota bacterium DNA encoding:
- a CDS encoding S9 family peptidase; the protein is MFSTSEYVKKGITPPVAKRLDFAHDYHGEKYEDKYNWLKDINDPDTLKYIKTENSYADAVMAETKELQTKLYKEMLGRIKETDMSVPERIDIFYYYLRTEEGKQYPVYCRKPIDSEVEQILLDENELAKDHEFFSIGTLSVSPDHKILAYAVNTSGDEIYTLYFKNLETGELFADTVTGVAANFEWANDNATYFYSVLDETKRPAEIHRRKLGNEAGALIYKEEDSRFVTYVSKSRSEKYLFINSDGYTTSETQYMDADKPEEKFSVFIPRAQDIEYDVEHHEAGVYIITNENAINFKVLFAKSFDAPKSSWVEFVPHNDDVTINDVDAFKNFIVLEGRKHGLQFLKIYDLEKKSWRDITFDDASYAFGVGSNPEYDSETLRFTYSSLRTPSTVYDYDMRTHERTVRKQEEVVGGYDSSLYTVERFDATSHDGTKVPVSIFYKTALIKKDGASPTLLTAYGAYGISYDLWFSSTRLSLADRGYVMAFANPRGGGELGRRWYHEGKFLKKKNTFLDFIASAEELIKRKYTKPEKLIAAGGSAGGLLMGAVANLRPELFRAVVAHVPFVDSLNTMMDSSLPLTVGEYEEWGNPNERAYFDYIKSYAPYTNLEAKAYPHMLVLGGMNDARVAYWEPAKWVAKLRALKTDDNVILLKTHLGAGHGGPSGRYNALRELAFEYAFILRVLE